The Cynocephalus volans isolate mCynVol1 chromosome 2, mCynVol1.pri, whole genome shotgun sequence genome window below encodes:
- the FTMT gene encoding ferritin, mitochondrial — protein sequence MLSCFWFLCKHTRPSLGSLRSARRGLELPPRWVPGIPSGLKPAALSRPRASAASSRGPAGPAAAPSRVRQNFHPDSEAAINRQINLELYASYVYLSMAYYFSRDDVALNNFSRYFLRQSREETEHAEKLMRLQNQRGGRICLRDIKKPDQDDWENGLHAMECALLLEKNVNQSLLELHTLASDKGDPHLCDFLETHYLNEQVKAIKELGNHVHNLVKMGAPDSGLAEYLFDKHTLGNENKQN from the coding sequence ATGCTGTCCTGTTTCTGGTTCCTCTGCAAGCACACGAGACCTTCGCTGGGGTCCCTGCGCAGCGCCCGCCGCGGCCTCGAGCTCCCACCGCGCTGGGTCCCCGGGATCCCCTCGGGCCTCAAGCCAGCAGCCCTCAGCCGTCCGCGGGCCTCTGCCGCCTCCTCTCGGGGCCCGGCCGGGCCCGCCGCTGCTCCATCCCGGGTGCGCCAGAACTTCCACCCGGACTCCGAGGCCGCCATCAACCGCCAGATCAACCTCGAGCTCTATGCATCCTACGTGTACTTGTCCATGGCCTATTACTTTTCCAGAGATGACGTTGCCTTAAACAACTTCTCCAGGTATTTCCTTCGCCAGTCCCGGGAGGAGACGGAGCACGCGGAGAAGCTGATGAGACTACAGAACCAGAGAGGAGGACGGATCTGCCTGCGGGACATCAAAAAGCCAGACCAGGACGACTGGGAAAACGGGCTGCATGCCATGGAGTGCGCTCTACTCTTGGAAAAGAATGTGAACCAGTCGTTGCTGGAATTGCACACTCTGGCCTCAGACAAAGGTGACCCCCATTTGTGCGACTTCCTGGAAACCCACTACCTGAACGAGCAGGTGAAGGCTATCAAAGAACTAGGTAACCATGTGCACAACTTAGTTAAGATGGGTGCCCCGGATTCTGGCCTGGCCGAGTACCTTTTTGACAAACATACCCTTGGAAATGAAAACAAGCAGAACTAA